Within the Vanacampus margaritifer isolate UIUO_Vmar chromosome 8, RoL_Vmar_1.0, whole genome shotgun sequence genome, the region ACTGTTACAAAATTTGCCTTGGTAATAGATCCGAAATGCCACCCACTtctgcatttaaataaataaataaatatggcaCTAActtgtatgtattttaaaataaaatctatctAAGAGTAGGTCGGAACCCTGGTGATAAACAACACGTTCTTACCACAGTTTTTTAGCCGGAACTTTTGTGGATAGGACACGTTTCTGCTCGGAGTCTTTATTGGGAACACCGTAGTGGCGGTCTCGGACGCAGTCTCCCTTGAAACATGCCGAAGTAAGTCGTTATATTCTTTGTTTGTGGTGATTAAACAGTGGATTCAAAACGttcaaacaatgaaacaaatgtTAATATCTATTACTGGTGGAGGTTAAAGTTAGAAcacgacaaaaaaataatcgacCGCTTATCTTTTGAGGCAGTGCTAGCTTTGTTCCGGCTCCGTCTATTTTCTGGAGCGAAACTCGCCGAGAAATTTTatgtttggattttttggggggtccagtataatgttaatccgacaaATATATTATCAGTAGCATGATATTGTGAGTATATTCAAAAGCTGTTTGAATtaattgtatacattttgtCGTTAGCGTTTGGAGTAGACTGGCCCACACGCTGATCAACTTCTTGTGCAAGTGCATACAATACTAATTTCGAACTGTAGGCCTACAGCTAAAGCATGAAACAAGACCATCTCAAATGTGGATTTACAAACCAGGGCTTGAACCGTGTTTATAAATTGGGTGTAACATAAGAATATTAgccaaaatatataataatgtttCTGGTAAAAGTGATTAAatagtgaatattttttttgtgatcttATTCCACAGGTTTTACTGTGACTACTGCGACACCTACCTGACACACGATTCGGTAAGCACAGCATCATGAATTCCCTAATAAATGATGACACGTGTCTGTTAAAATCCATCTTCTCTGCTCTGGGTTTTCAGCCGTCGGTGAGGAAGACCCACTGCAGTGGgagaaaacacaaagaaaatgtgAAGGACTACTACCAGAAATGGATGGAGGAGCAGGCCCAGAGCCTGATCGATAAAACCAGTaagcaaattagggtttaaagaTTGTGTTGCCACAACGTTTGTAACAAATGCCTAATGAggtgctatgttttttttttaatctcctttTTCAACAGCGGCTGCTTTTCAACAAGGAAAAATCCCCCCCACGCCATTTGCAGGTGCCCCCCCTCCTGGTAAGTTAGCATTGAacgaatcgcctgacacctgtCACACTTGGCTTTTCAAACCAAGTAACTGCAACTTCTTTAAACCAAAGTTTGGAAGAAGATACCTTGGTGGACTTTCGTGAGCAACACAATGCAACAAATCATGTTTTGATTGGCCGTTTTAGCTGTGCCATGTTGGCGCAACATGCTGGTCGTTGCCGCTGCTGCTGTTGCACTGGAAACATCACAAATAAGTACAGCACGagaaaattgaattgaattgtattTACAACCTTAGATgaatttgtttgttaaaaaaagaaagaaaaagaaaccaaatatatttttacacaagCTATAATGGCCACAATTTGATGCCCCGGCACTCACTAGGACAGGCCCCGCCTTTTAAggccacacacattcaaagtcaaaGATAGAACATGAGGATGGCGACGCCTGCTTGGACAACACAAGTGTAATCAAAATGTCTGTGCTTGACACAGGTGGTCCTCCACGTCCAGGCATGCTGCCCACACCGCCCATGACCGGTCCTCCAATGATGCCCATGATGGGACCCCCACCTCACGGAATGATGCCCGGCGGGCCTGGTATGACCTTTTACAGCTTTGATCAAACTGATCCACTGGTGTTTAAATCTGAAGGTGTAACTCCCACTTCCCGACATGTCCACGAGCAGGAATGCGGCCACCGATGGGCGCGCCCATGCAGATGATGCCGGGACCACCTCACATGATGCGTCACCCTCGACCTATGATGATGCCGGTCAGGCCTGGCATGATGAGACCGGACAGATAAGCCTAGTGTCAATGATATTTGCTGCTGTTGTTAAGCGTTGTTGCCACAAGGAGGCGCTGCAGAGTGACGACACCACACTTTGTTTCAATTCAAAGTTTCTACCTTTCACATATTGTCTGTCATACAATGTGTATTTATTCCTACTTATTAGGAGACACTCAACTTGGAtacaatacttctttttttgcgCTTGTGGTCTCGTCACTCTACAGACACACGTCTTCGAACTTGGATTCTTATTTTGAacgtttttattacaaaaatcttgccctttttttctcatatttcaCTGCTGAGAAATAAAGCAGTCATTTCAACCCCATGTCTTGCCTTTCTCATTTTCATCTTCACCAGCGTGACATAACATGGCAACTTTCACATTGCAGTAATTCTAATGCAATCAAATACAAGCTAGATTTCgaagtaaatatttataaacctgtacttttacaaaaaaaataataataataattagaggtTGTAGTTTGTAGTGGTGTACACATATTCATCTGtgttcattttattcattatatatattatattatatatttattcattttatttctattcattggtgtttttgtcaacaaattgatggattggATTTGTGAATTTGTGGCCCCATGAATGAAAATAGTACCAAAAATGAGGTTGTAGCgaaatgtatttgaaatgtcTCAATGttatgttaaattattattttattttttttacttttattacagATTTGATAAAGAAACATGAAGACACATAATTCGTTTTAGCCAGGTAAAATGATGTGACTGGTCTCTTCTGGCCCCATGTGCTAGAGTTTAACACGTAGAATATTTGAGGGCTAAAATATACAGTTAAATAAACATTCTGACACCATCAAAAAGGAGCATTATTAGCATTGCAAAGGCACATGCACACAGACAGGATATAATCCATTTTTAATCCTACCAAGTGcattctgggaaaaaaacaaaaccctccCAGCATCTTAGCAGAATGTACACACTTGTCACATTAGTATGTGATGCATCAAAAATGCCTTCATCTTTTATTCCTTCAATACTGTATTGTACCGTATAATACAGTAATCTATTAGTAATGAGAATAAGTACCGACAGGTGGAGCCAGAGAGTCATAATGGCCGGACTCAATTACCTAAACATGTATACCACAATAGTAAAGTCACATTTACAGTAgacatttgtatgaaaaacattgAGGCCATAAATGTAAGacaaaccaataaaaaaaaatgacactgagTGTGTCTTCGTGTAGCGAGGACCACATCTGTCACTACTTTTAGAGACTGAGAGCACATGGACTCTGTCACGTGATGGTCACTGAGCACCACCCACACATTCTCACATCATGCACATTTTATGCAAAGTGTCTGTCACGTgacatgaggaagagaaaaaaaaaaacgtctttatgAATATTCAATGTGGAGCTTTTCTTCCGATGAAGGGGTGACAGACTGCTCGCAGAAGGGAGAAGTGTGACGATAACCATAGAGCCCAGAAATGGAAATGAGAAAAGTGCCTTTTTACTATAAAAGTGTTGCTCCTTTCATTACGAATCACTCAAGCACCTTCTAAggtccattaactcattcactgccattgacggcaatagacgtcaaaaattcgtttgaactatttctattcgtttgacatttttttccacatctgttaacaagagtatgaaaacctggaaattttttatttttttgttcatttagaacagatataaatgttgtgattaatcgtgagttaactagtgaagtcatgcgattaattacgattaacaaaaaaaattgacgccgctgatttaataatcttttcttaaaaatatcaaaaaataaaataataattattaaaaaaaatatatatatattttttaagaaaagattatattacaatctttaatcgtaattaatcgcatgacttcactacttaactcacgattaatcacaaattttatatctgttctaatacaacaaaaacaaatctaggttttaatactcttgttaacaaaagtgggaaaaaatgttaaactaatagaaatagttcaaataaatttttgacgtcaatagccgtcaatggcagtgaatgagttaaattaatagaaatagttcaaatacatttttgttgtctatagccgtcaatggcagtgaatgagttaatatgtaaaTTTTAAAGTAAATTAACAGCCTCACTAGAATAGATTATGTAATTTTTGGGGTTTAATTTCAACTTTCACTCAGTGACAccctttttggggggtatttttgTTTGTCGACCAGGAGCTAAAATTGGAAAAAGCTTCTCCATTTTTCATGTGGCCTCACCTCTGATGAGAGCACTTGAATGTTTTATCATCACCTCGGACATATGCTGCATCTGGTCCCGAGCGCCAAGGAAAAGCACTTGCCAATTTGTGTTGCGAGTTACAGAGAGTGAGTGGTCCTGCTCTCACACGCACGTGTTTACACCATATAGCAACATATAGAAACATTGGTGTATCTTAGAAATGTTGCAGGGTGACATTTTATGAGAATTAATCTTTTAAGTTTAGAgtacagtacataaaataaggtatattttgtgtagttttaaggcttttttagtagaaaattgtgttttatggggacctgggaacggattattctcatttcaatggtttcctatgggaaatacttgtttggaagacaaacttttcggctcacatactctctgtgggaaccaattaagttcgtgagccaaggtaccactgtacttaaatttttttttaaaaaagttacgATTTTACACGAATCTACagcggcgtattagggccacgtataattatgtatttttttagagggtgggagCAATAtcccgagaaaaaaaactcgcaaatttgcgacttcattaagttgcaaatttgtgactttataaagtggcaaatttgtgagtttttttcctacgaatattgcccccacgctctaaaaaatatatatttatatgtggccctcaTACGCCGTCATACAAATCAAATGTCAATTACGAAATttaagtagctttttttttttttaataaaaatactatTATTTTATAGAAGAAAGTCATACTTTTTTAGATAAAAGTCATAATCTAATAAGAACAAACTAGCCtgttttttggagggaaaaaatcgTAATCTTAtgagaaagattttttttttaaattaaatacagtataaaaatgttgcaattttTCAAGTTAAAAGTCACATTGTTTTTTTAGAGTGGGAAAAACCCTCCTAAAATCCCTTTCTGCATTAGATGAAGGAGTGTCAAGGATTTCATAGCGTAAATTTCTCGAGGCAAATTTGACATCTAATACATTTCCAAGTGTATTGTAATATTACagctttttcttgaaaatgactTTTCTCGCAATCTAACTTTGTATTCTcgtagaaagaaagaaaataagtaCTGTACAAGCTAaacaaaagtgcacaattagcAGTTTAATTGATGACGATTGCAGCAGAAAGAAACTAAAGGGAGAACTATGTTTTTTCCTCCGACCTCAGAGGCCTCAATTATTGTTCACGTTTGCGCTTATCTCCTGTgcagactttttcttttcttcccgcCTGTCAGTCAACAAGTGAAAAACTCATTTAGCGTTTAATGGAAGCGCGCCGGCCGTTATCGCGCCGCGCGCCAATCTGCTTAGCGCTGCTGTCTTTTCTTCAAAGTCAGCACACTTTCTGTCTTACGACATGAGcgcatgttttatttgatttgattaaagTTCACGTGTGAGAGCATTTAGCCAAAAAGACAGAAAGCACCACCAACACGACCTGACTCAGCtgtgttgttttaaagtggacagaacaccccccccccccccccccccccgaaagggTTTCAAAGAGAGTCGCTCTGCCAGGTCTCAAAGGGGTTCTGAAATAAAACATCACTATTCACAGAACAAGCACAATCTTTAAAGATGCAGTAGCGTACACTtgcattcattcttgaacacaaatcttaactctttgactgccagacgttttcagaaaagggatgccggtGGGTGGGtggattttaagcattttgactgatctttcaaggtccatagaaaattatgtgtttggactatggaaacacacatactgccaaaacaagattggactctcatcttccatcagaaaaaaaaaagtttgtttctactttattccgtttttgagtaatcaacaatagaaaatggttagtttcacctgttttgaaaaaaacgtcttttaacgtctttggcactcctccataggattttacgaaacgttatttaacgtttttggcagtcaaagagttaaaacagtgctgtattatgtgttaaaaaaacagatgatttttttttaaggttgtaATTTCAAGAGAGtagtcataatttttttagaaGAATAGATTTGTAGTTTTATAAGAAAAAAGTCCTAATCTTGTAAAAATaaagctagttttttttttctatacagtTTTAATTTACAGGGGAAAACTTGCAATCTTACAGCCATCATTTAGTATAACGTCCTATTTTTTTCTAaggaaaattaaataagaatatCATAGTAATCCTACAagactaatgtaaaacatttaagagatagtcaaaattttaaaataaaaaataataagtctTATATTAATAATCATAGTCGTTAAATTTTACAGAATTAAGTCgtagttttaattttaattctcATGAGATAATATACATAATCTTCTGAGAATAATCAAGATAATCAGGATTTCTTATAGCCTATTTTTGGGCGAAAGTAATAACTTTTTGATATTGAAGTTtgaatttttcaagaaaaagtgaAAGATTTTCATGGAAAAGTCGTAATTTTACAAtgtggtaaaaaacaaaaacaaacaaaaagaaagtcaCATGCTAGAATGTTACCTAAATAAAACACAAGTGAAACTTTGACTACtgtaattaatcattttttattaagaTTAAGTTGACgtcttttatttacaatatttgcTATGGGTAAATGCCTTCAAAATTTAAACCAGTTAAACAGCTTCCTGTAACAGATTTGAATACGCATATCCCATGTTCAAGTTGATACAGTTCCACTTGCATCCTATAGGTGGCAGTAACATGCAATTCCATAGGTGGATGCCAACTGTCCAACAAGTGAAGAAGAGACTCAAAAATGAGGATCATGCTAGCGCCTCAattttccattcatccattatccgaaccgctttttcctcacgtGGGTCGTTAGACAAAATGGATCGAATTTTCTTCCATTTGTATAAATTAAAAGACGACATTCAGTATAGATCTCCAAACGGGAAAACTGTCTGTAGCGATGGTAATGAAGAGAGTGAATATTCAAGCGCTGTCTGGCTTTTGAGCTCACAactagtttaaaaatatatataaaatgctcCATAAAAAGTGAAGGCAAGAGTCTATTTTTAAGAGAAGTTATTTTAGTAGCTACAGAAGATTTTATGAGAGTTAAAGTTGGAAAGGCTAAAAGCCTGAGTGCTGGGGGTGGTGGGGTGAGTGGGGGGGATGACCAAAGAGCCATTATTAAAACGACAAAGTTTGATGCGTAACCAGAGTGAGAAGACTTTACCAAAGGATGAGCAAAGTTTGTTTCCCCAAGCATTAGCGATAGCATCCGCAGCTAGCAGGATGATAAAAGGTCTTTTCGAAAATGTCATTAGAAAATTACAGTGGTGAGGTTCATTACAGGGTGACATGTTAACACATTACACTTAACGGGCACATTTTTTTGGTTTAATAGGAGAAGATATAGAAGacgctaggctaactgttagcttagaTGGGTTACACGCATACAAACCACCCCACAGGATAATAACCGACAATCGGGCCGTCGCTGACGTTGATGGGATCCAAATTGCTCACATTCTTCCCAACTGATGTACTGTCGGTAAAGTGATGGTTTTAATATGACATATAATCGTTTCCTCCCTAAAAACGTCacttttgttatatatatttttttaaattggaggGGGGGTCAATTCTGGGCTGGAGGCATTCAAATGTGTCAGGGGTTGTTGTCGTCATCTTCCTCTGCTGATGGCGCACTGAGAAACATGGAGCAGTGCCCAGTCTTTTCACTGACACATGCACTTAacccagcacacacacacacacacacacaaccgcacatacagtacatgcacacTTTATCTCCTCTGATTCTCTGCAGCGTGCTAAGTTAATCTTCTCACAATCTTCACGCTAACGTGTCGATGTTGTGCGGTGCGTTCGCTTGTTGTATAAATTACCCGCTTATTTATAGACATCGGTTTTCCGCCGCTGCGCACGGGGGAACGACTTTTCCTGTCGGGGGGTTTGGGAATGTTGTTTTGTGGACAAGCAGGACGGCTGCTTCCTTGAGGTCAGCAACATTCGGACTCTTTAAGGGGGGAAATAAATGCAAGCCAAATTCAAGCAATCTACCCTATGCTTCATTAGgtacatatttacataaaaaaaaaaatatatatatatatatatatatattgtaaggAAGAACAGCTTCTTCTTCCGCGTGCTCGTTGTCTTTCGGGtggagagaatgttgattatctgaatacaggctggagatcgatgaacagttccttcgaaggttttacttttacagaatattccgggcacaagcgagtttacagacaatggctgcagcttctcgcaagtgtccCGATtgcagacacttacaaccttcttatactatcttgaagggcggtaccgcaaagcccccaccaaacagcccacctggagttcaccggacatgagataagactttaaaaacatcattgattacagacacttggcagaaattgcgataacactcacaaagctttactgaggaaataaggacaattaaaacagttatgactaaatctgggcagaagaccctcttcaatatatatatatatatatatatatatatatatatatatatatat harbors:
- the snrpc gene encoding U1 small nuclear ribonucleoprotein C, with protein sequence MPKFYCDYCDTYLTHDSPSVRKTHCSGRKHKENVKDYYQKWMEEQAQSLIDKTTAAFQQGKIPPTPFAGAPPPGGPPRPGMLPTPPMTGPPMMPMMGPPPHGMMPGGPGMRPPMGAPMQMMPGPPHMMRHPRPMMMPVRPGMMRPDR